A section of the Orenia marismortui DSM 5156 genome encodes:
- a CDS encoding potassium channel family protein: MFFNAEFHNDAYFEDTKFHDCVSFDNAIFNKDIILNFERCVLENYINLKVKKCSYINLEESINRDIIDFKPRRNQEVSIEKLNLFNMKNLGHIYIDWDKNNVNSAIEKKFNNKYEYKANQYRMLKENYHQLGEYEQEDKAYVEFKKNKLLADKGNIGYYIKKFLFQTIGDFGTNPKKVACSMFGAIIIFSMLYYLPSIFDYQLIGGNNLGNSYIYSNEIVKSIYYSVVTFLTIGYGDIHPLNLFGMIISGFEGFIGLFLMSYFTVSFVRKVLR; the protein is encoded by the coding sequence ATGTTTTTTAATGCAGAATTTCATAATGATGCCTATTTTGAGGATACTAAATTTCATGATTGTGTATCTTTTGATAATGCAATATTTAATAAAGATATAATTTTAAATTTTGAGAGATGTGTATTAGAAAATTATATAAATTTAAAAGTGAAAAAGTGTTCTTATATAAATTTAGAAGAAAGTATTAATCGAGATATAATTGATTTTAAGCCAAGGAGAAATCAAGAAGTAAGTATTGAAAAGTTAAATTTATTTAATATGAAAAATTTAGGTCATATTTATATCGATTGGGATAAGAATAATGTTAACTCTGCGATAGAAAAGAAATTTAATAATAAATATGAATATAAAGCTAATCAATATAGAATGTTAAAAGAGAACTATCATCAACTGGGAGAATATGAACAAGAAGATAAAGCATATGTAGAATTTAAGAAAAATAAATTATTAGCAGACAAAGGTAATATAGGTTATTATATTAAAAAGTTTTTATTCCAAACAATTGGTGATTTTGGAACTAATCCCAAAAAAGTAGCTTGTTCAATGTTTGGCGCTATAATTATTTTTAGTATGCTTTATTACTTACCCTCCATTTTTGATTATCAATTAATTGGTGGTAACAATTTAGGAAATAGTTATATATATTCAAATGAAATAGTTAAATCAATTTATTATAGTGTAGTTACATTTTTAACAATAGGATATGGTGATATTCATCCATTAAATTTATTTGGTATGATTATATCTGGTTTTGAAGGATTTATTGGGTTATTCTTAATGTCATATTTCACAGTATCTTTTGTTAGAAAAGTTCTGAGATAA